In one Achromobacter spanius genomic region, the following are encoded:
- the infA gene encoding translation initiation factor IF-1 — protein sequence MAKEELIELDGIVDEVLPDSRYRVKLDNGIEVGAYASGRIRKHRIRILAGDRVTLEMSPYDLTKGRINFRHKDERAPAPHRPQQYRR from the coding sequence ATGGCTAAAGAAGAACTCATCGAATTGGATGGCATTGTTGACGAAGTGCTGCCCGATAGCCGCTACCGCGTCAAACTGGACAACGGCATCGAAGTCGGCGCTTACGCCTCCGGCCGTATCCGCAAGCACCGCATCCGCATCCTGGCGGGTGACCGTGTCACCCTGGAAATGTCGCCTTATGACCTGACCAAGGGCCGCATCAATTTCCGCCACAAGGACGAACGCGCTCCCGCGCCGCACCGTCCCCAGCAATACCGCCGTTAA
- a CDS encoding DUF1045 domain-containing protein, giving the protein MPLAHRYALYLSPSGPWRECGSRWLGRCADTGALLPPLSGQPDASRGWTDAPRHYGLHATLKPPFRLASGATPQALDAEVKKLVAGISPFDLMLECETLRGFLAWRIADADTSGQARIQALADAAVQALDAFRAPPTPEEIARRQPHALTPEQQAMLARWGYPYVFDTYTFHITLTGKLEGDALEQAQRRIAAFADPLRGQAMPVSGVSLFVQPEPGADFVAARHYHFDGTQSDAIGASALQGPAAP; this is encoded by the coding sequence ATGCCGCTTGCCCATCGCTACGCCTTGTATCTGTCGCCCAGTGGACCATGGCGCGAATGCGGCAGCCGCTGGCTGGGCCGCTGCGCCGACACGGGCGCGCTGCTGCCGCCCTTGTCCGGCCAGCCCGATGCCTCACGGGGCTGGACCGACGCGCCGCGCCATTACGGGCTGCATGCCACCCTGAAGCCGCCCTTCCGGCTGGCCTCCGGCGCCACGCCGCAGGCGCTGGACGCGGAAGTAAAAAAGCTGGTTGCCGGCATCAGCCCTTTTGACTTGATGCTGGAATGCGAAACGCTGCGCGGCTTTCTGGCCTGGCGCATCGCGGATGCGGACACTTCAGGCCAGGCCCGCATCCAGGCACTGGCGGACGCCGCCGTGCAGGCGCTGGACGCCTTTCGCGCCCCGCCCACGCCCGAGGAAATTGCGCGGCGCCAGCCCCATGCACTGACGCCCGAACAACAGGCGATGCTGGCGCGCTGGGGCTACCCCTACGTGTTCGACACCTACACTTTTCACATCACCCTGACCGGCAAGCTTGAGGGCGACGCCCTGGAGCAGGCGCAACGCCGCATCGCCGCCTTTGCCGACCCGCTGCGTGGCCAGGCGATGCCCGTGTCCGGCGTCAGCCTCTTCGTGCAGCCTGAACCCGGCGCCGATTTTGTCGCGGCGCGCCACTACCATTTCGACGGCACGCAGTCAGACGCCATCGGCGCGTCTGCCCTGCAAGGCCCCGCCGCGCCATGA
- a CDS encoding GAF domain-containing protein, which translates to MNGKPTSVTPALAGVQAIALAYAAADSAAALQAIDAYAHASLEHTLCTVNRFDAASMRVVRLYSSNPQAYPPGGSKDKRDTPWGRHVLLEQRVFVGEGEAAIREFFNDHDAIRKLGLQSVINVPVVYNDVCLGTVNFLMPRPKVSDADVDNARLAGLLALPALLAERQAN; encoded by the coding sequence ATGAACGGCAAGCCGACTTCCGTGACGCCGGCGTTGGCTGGCGTACAGGCGATTGCCCTGGCCTATGCCGCCGCCGACTCGGCGGCGGCCTTGCAGGCCATCGACGCCTACGCCCACGCCTCGCTGGAGCACACGCTGTGCACCGTCAACCGCTTTGACGCCGCCAGCATGCGCGTGGTGCGCCTGTACAGCTCCAACCCGCAAGCCTATCCACCGGGCGGCAGCAAGGACAAGCGCGATACGCCCTGGGGCCGGCACGTCTTGCTGGAACAACGCGTGTTCGTGGGCGAAGGGGAAGCGGCCATCCGCGAATTCTTCAACGACCACGACGCCATTCGCAAGCTGGGCCTGCAATCGGTCATCAACGTGCCCGTCGTATACAACGACGTGTGCCTGGGCACGGTGAATTTCCTGATGCCGCGCCCCAAGGTGTCGGACGCCGACGTCGACAACGCCCGCCTGGCGGGCTTGCTGGCGTTGCCGGCGCTGTTGGCGGAGCGGCAAGCCAACTAG
- a CDS encoding Bug family tripartite tricarboxylate transporter substrate binding protein, whose protein sequence is MKLNFQRLLRVCALGLALATPALSQAAWPEKPITLIVPWAAGGSTDILARVLSEGLTQSLGQPVIVENRSGASGNIGTTFVARAKPDGYTLLVGSMSTHTMNQALYSNMPFDGVKDFTPIAELALVTNTMVVHPSVPAKNVKEFIAYVKERPDTVAYASAGQGSTNHLSAALFEKAAGVKMMHIPYRGGAPAVLDTVAGRTQVLFSAGTQTLPHVRTGKLTLLGVTEEQRSPLLPEVPTVGETLPGYELSVWYGAFGPAGMPPELTARLNREINLILKRPEVIKKMGDMGVLLTETTPEQFGQILARDADKYGKLIKELGITAE, encoded by the coding sequence ATGAAGCTGAATTTCCAACGATTGCTGCGCGTGTGCGCGCTGGGCCTGGCCCTGGCCACGCCCGCCTTGTCCCAGGCGGCCTGGCCTGAAAAACCCATCACCTTGATCGTGCCGTGGGCTGCCGGCGGATCCACCGACATCCTGGCGCGCGTGCTGTCCGAAGGGCTGACCCAATCGCTCGGCCAACCGGTCATCGTGGAAAACCGCTCGGGCGCGTCCGGCAATATCGGCACCACCTTCGTGGCGCGCGCCAAACCCGACGGCTACACGCTGCTGGTGGGTTCGATGAGCACGCACACGATGAACCAGGCGCTGTATTCGAATATGCCCTTCGACGGCGTCAAGGACTTCACCCCCATCGCCGAACTGGCCCTGGTGACGAACACGATGGTGGTGCACCCCTCTGTGCCCGCCAAGAACGTGAAGGAATTCATTGCCTACGTGAAAGAGCGCCCGGACACCGTGGCCTACGCGTCGGCGGGACAAGGCTCGACCAACCACCTGAGCGCCGCGCTGTTTGAAAAGGCCGCTGGCGTGAAGATGATGCACATCCCCTACCGTGGCGGCGCGCCCGCGGTGCTGGACACGGTGGCCGGCCGCACGCAGGTGCTGTTCAGCGCCGGCACGCAGACCCTGCCGCACGTGCGCACCGGCAAGCTGACGCTGCTGGGCGTCACCGAAGAGCAGCGCTCGCCGCTGCTGCCCGAGGTGCCCACGGTGGGCGAAACGCTGCCGGGCTATGAATTGTCGGTCTGGTACGGCGCCTTCGGCCCCGCCGGCATGCCGCCCGAACTTACCGCCCGCCTGAACCGCGAGATCAACCTGATCCTGAAGCGTCCCGAGGTCATCAAGAAGATGGGCGACATGGGCGTGCTGCTGACGGAAACCACGCCGGAACAGTTCGGCCAGATCCTGGCGCGCGATGCCGACAAGTACGGCAAGCTGATCAAGGAACTGGGAATCACCGCTGAATGA
- a CDS encoding peptidoglycan DD-metalloendopeptidase family protein, with amino-acid sequence MGLPARAAVQQGYISRKLNAPVPGGVAVLALGDADIAPEVTFQDRRVMVLREEGKQWIAVVGIPLTAKPGEQHAVVRDANGERKLAFKVGAKDYVAQHITLKNRRQVDPNPDDMKRIERELAEQVAAYRTYRAGVTPSNVLLDRPVNGGRLSSPFGLRRFFNGQERNPHSGLDFAVPAGTPIKAPAAGVVVLVGDYFFNGKTVFVDHGQGFISMFCHMSAVDVKVGDEVPRGGVVGKVGATGRATGPHLHWNISLNDARVDPAIFIGAFKP; translated from the coding sequence ATGGGGCTGCCCGCGCGGGCGGCAGTCCAGCAAGGCTACATTTCACGCAAGCTGAATGCCCCGGTGCCGGGCGGCGTGGCCGTCTTGGCGCTGGGCGATGCCGACATTGCGCCCGAAGTCACGTTCCAGGACCGGCGCGTGATGGTCCTGCGTGAAGAAGGCAAACAATGGATCGCCGTGGTGGGCATCCCGCTTACCGCAAAGCCGGGCGAGCAGCACGCCGTGGTGCGCGACGCCAACGGCGAACGCAAGCTGGCGTTCAAGGTGGGCGCCAAGGACTACGTGGCGCAGCACATCACCCTGAAGAATCGGCGCCAGGTGGATCCCAATCCAGACGACATGAAGCGCATCGAACGCGAGCTGGCCGAGCAGGTTGCGGCCTATCGGACGTATCGCGCCGGGGTCACGCCCAGCAATGTACTGCTGGACCGCCCCGTGAACGGTGGCCGCCTGTCCAGCCCGTTCGGGCTGCGCCGGTTTTTCAACGGCCAGGAACGCAATCCGCATTCAGGGCTGGACTTCGCCGTGCCCGCGGGCACGCCGATCAAGGCGCCGGCGGCGGGCGTGGTGGTGCTGGTGGGGGATTATTTCTTCAACGGCAAGACCGTGTTCGTCGACCACGGCCAGGGCTTCATCAGCATGTTCTGCCATATGTCGGCCGTAGACGTGAAGGTGGGCGACGAGGTGCCGCGAGGTGGCGTGGTGGGCAAGGTGGGCGCCACGGGGCGCGCGACCGGCCCGCATTTGCACTGGAACATCAGCCTGAATGATGCGCGGGTGGACCCGGCCATTTTCATCGGGGCCTTCAAGCCCTGA
- the phnN gene encoding phosphonate metabolism protein/1,5-bisphosphokinase (PRPP-forming) PhnN yields MTTPAPPLPPADGSRLIYLMGASGSGKDTLLRWLRAHLRAEEPVLVAHRYITRDSGGTEDALALTPDEFARRAALGCFALRWSSHGLQYGIGIEIDTWLACGAAVIVNGSRKHLQAAHQRYPALTAVEITVDPSVLARRLAGRGRESAEQIEERLARATQAFAIPPQCAYTRISNDAAHDVAAAALLGIARRALAG; encoded by the coding sequence ATGACCACGCCCGCGCCGCCCCTGCCGCCCGCCGACGGCTCGCGCTTGATCTATCTGATGGGCGCATCGGGCAGCGGCAAAGACACCTTGCTGCGCTGGCTGCGCGCGCACCTGCGCGCAGAAGAACCGGTGTTGGTGGCGCACCGCTACATCACGCGCGATAGCGGCGGCACGGAAGACGCGCTGGCCTTGACGCCGGACGAGTTTGCGCGACGCGCGGCGCTGGGTTGCTTCGCCCTGCGTTGGTCCAGCCACGGCTTGCAATACGGCATCGGCATCGAGATCGATACCTGGCTGGCCTGCGGCGCGGCGGTGATCGTGAACGGTTCGCGAAAGCATCTGCAAGCGGCGCATCAGCGCTACCCGGCATTGACCGCCGTGGAGATCACCGTGGACCCATCCGTGCTGGCACGGCGGCTGGCGGGCCGGGGCCGCGAAAGCGCGGAGCAGATCGAAGAGCGGCTGGCGCGCGCGACGCAGGCCTTTGCCATTCCGCCGCAATGCGCCTACACGCGGATCAGCAACGATGCCGCGCACGACGTCGCGGCGGCGGCCTTGCTGGGCATTGCGCGCCGGGCGTTGGCGGGGTGA
- the phnC gene encoding phosphonate ABC transporter ATP-binding protein, with protein sequence MTYAIEVQALSKTFHAGTKALDNVSLQVADGEMVALLGASGSGKSTLLRHLAGFVAGDAGESGTGSVTVNGQLIQRNGRLSRDVRAARAGIGFVFQQFNLVGRLPVITNVLTGMLPRVPLWRSLTRWFLRDEVRQGLEALAQVGIDDYAFQRASTLSGGQQQRAAIARTLVQNARVILADEPIASLDPESSRRVMDTLAQINRSRKVAVVVSLHQVDVALRYCPRVVALRHGKVVYDGRATDLTPEMLRDLYGSELSELLPEYTQPSPALAALPTLAQAA encoded by the coding sequence ATGACATACGCCATCGAAGTACAGGCCTTGAGCAAAACGTTCCATGCCGGGACCAAGGCGCTGGATAACGTCAGCCTGCAAGTGGCCGACGGCGAAATGGTGGCGCTGCTGGGGGCCTCGGGCTCGGGCAAGTCCACCTTGTTGCGCCATCTGGCGGGTTTCGTGGCGGGCGATGCGGGTGAGTCGGGCACGGGCAGCGTAACGGTCAACGGCCAGCTCATCCAGCGCAATGGCCGCCTTAGCCGCGACGTGCGCGCGGCGCGCGCCGGCATCGGCTTCGTGTTCCAGCAGTTCAACCTGGTGGGCCGCCTGCCGGTCATCACCAACGTCTTGACCGGCATGTTGCCGCGCGTGCCGCTCTGGCGCAGCCTGACGCGCTGGTTCCTGCGCGATGAAGTGCGCCAGGGGCTGGAAGCGCTTGCCCAAGTTGGTATAGACGACTATGCATTTCAACGCGCGTCGACGCTGTCCGGCGGCCAGCAGCAGCGCGCCGCGATCGCACGCACGCTGGTGCAGAACGCGCGCGTGATCCTGGCCGACGAACCCATTGCATCGCTGGACCCCGAGTCGTCGCGCCGTGTGATGGACACGCTGGCCCAGATCAACCGCAGCCGCAAGGTGGCGGTGGTGGTGTCGCTGCACCAGGTGGATGTGGCCCTGCGCTACTGCCCACGCGTGGTGGCGCTGCGCCACGGCAAGGTCGTGTACGACGGCCGCGCCACTGACCTGACCCCCGAAATGCTGCGCGACCTGTATGGCTCGGAACTCAGCGAACTGCTGCCCGAGTACACGCAGCCGTCGCCGGCCCTGGCGGCGCTGCCCACGCTGGCGCAGGCCGCCTGA
- the phnE gene encoding phosphonate ABC transporter, permease protein PhnE, giving the protein MNLATHSPRLPTAPRSSLPVLLVWAVVLALLVMSWQGADMRPMDLLRDSGNMAQFAADFFPPNFRDWRMYLDEMIVTVQIAVWGTFLAIVLAVPLGLLCSSNMVPAWVYQPMRRLMDACRAINEMVFAMLFIVAVGLGPFAGVLALWVHTTGVLAKLFSEAVEAIDPRPVEGVRATGANALEEIVYGVIPQVLPLWISYSLYRFESNVRSASVVGIVGAGGIGTVLWEIIRSFRYAETCAVMIIIVAFVVIIDMLSSRIRRALI; this is encoded by the coding sequence ATGAACCTTGCCACTCATTCCCCCCGCCTGCCCACCGCGCCGCGCTCGTCGCTGCCGGTGCTGCTTGTGTGGGCCGTCGTTCTAGCGCTGCTGGTCATGTCATGGCAGGGCGCGGACATGCGGCCCATGGACCTCTTGCGCGACTCGGGCAACATGGCCCAGTTTGCCGCGGACTTCTTTCCGCCCAATTTCCGCGACTGGCGCATGTATCTGGACGAGATGATCGTCACGGTGCAGATCGCCGTGTGGGGCACGTTCCTGGCCATCGTGTTGGCCGTGCCGCTGGGGCTGCTGTGCTCGTCGAACATGGTGCCGGCCTGGGTCTACCAGCCGATGCGGCGCTTGATGGACGCGTGCCGCGCCATCAATGAAATGGTGTTCGCCATGCTGTTCATCGTGGCCGTGGGGCTGGGGCCGTTCGCCGGCGTGCTGGCCCTGTGGGTGCACACGACGGGTGTGTTGGCGAAGCTGTTTTCGGAAGCCGTCGAAGCCATCGACCCGCGCCCCGTCGAAGGCGTGCGCGCCACCGGCGCCAACGCGTTAGAAGAAATCGTCTACGGCGTTATTCCACAAGTGCTGCCGCTGTGGATTTCGTATTCGCTGTACCGCTTTGAATCCAACGTGCGGTCGGCGTCGGTGGTGGGCATTGTGGGCGCCGGCGGCATCGGCACCGTGCTGTGGGAAATCATCCGCAGCTTCCGCTACGCCGAAACCTGCGCGGTGATGATCATCATCGTGGCCTTCGTGGTGATCATCGACATGCTGTCCTCGCGGATCCGGCGGGCGTTGATCTAG
- a CDS encoding gamma-glutamyltransferase family protein: MSASFTTRPEIRGTFGVVSSTHWLASQVAMGVLERGGNAYDAAVAGGFALQIVEPHLNGPGGEVPILFWSENEQRMRALCGQGPAPALATPAAFRALGVEMVPGIGLLPATVPGAFGAWLTLLRDYGTWELADVLRPAIDYARHGFPLVPRVSQAVLAVQALFRDEWTTSRDVWMPDGRVPAPDSLFRTPAIADTYTRILNEAHAASSDRLGRIDAALDCWYRGFVADAIDTYYTEAEVRDTTGQRNRGLLRKADMADWRATYDAPVTMQYGRYTVAKCGVWSQGPVHLQQLAMLRHLGMDGLDPTSPEFVHRIAEAAKLAFADRAAWYGDPDFTPVPLTALLSDAYARERAALIKATASTVLRPGSPDGLAPRLPDLAAADRTLAASDTRFGVGEPTFAALPPVAEWAAREIFVGDTCQIDVIDRDGNMVAATPSGGWLSSSPVVPGLGFPLTTRLQMTWLDDGVPGQLQAGKRPCTTLSPGLVLRDGQPYMAFGTPGGDQQDQWTVAFFLRHAMGMNLQEAIDAPSWHIDHFPGSFWPRTQTLNRLTVESRLPEATIEALRAAGHDVKVGPAWSEGRISACTRERAAGGGLLLRAGANPRGMQGYAVGR; this comes from the coding sequence ATGAGCGCATCCTTCACCACCCGTCCTGAAATACGCGGCACCTTCGGTGTTGTGTCGTCTACGCATTGGCTGGCGTCGCAAGTGGCCATGGGGGTGTTGGAACGCGGTGGCAACGCCTATGACGCGGCCGTGGCTGGCGGCTTCGCGCTCCAGATCGTGGAACCGCACCTGAACGGCCCGGGCGGTGAAGTACCCATACTGTTCTGGAGCGAAAACGAACAACGCATGCGCGCGCTGTGCGGCCAAGGCCCGGCGCCCGCGCTGGCCACGCCCGCAGCGTTCCGCGCACTGGGCGTGGAAATGGTGCCCGGCATCGGCCTCTTGCCCGCCACGGTGCCCGGCGCGTTCGGTGCATGGCTGACGCTGCTGCGCGACTACGGCACGTGGGAACTGGCCGACGTGCTGCGCCCCGCCATCGATTACGCCCGCCATGGTTTCCCGCTGGTGCCGCGTGTGTCCCAAGCGGTGCTGGCCGTGCAGGCGCTGTTTCGGGATGAATGGACCACGTCGCGCGATGTCTGGATGCCCGATGGACGCGTGCCCGCGCCGGATTCCCTGTTTCGCACGCCCGCCATCGCCGACACGTATACGCGCATCCTGAATGAAGCGCATGCCGCCAGCAGCGACCGGCTAGGCCGCATCGACGCGGCCCTGGACTGCTGGTATCGCGGTTTCGTCGCCGACGCCATCGACACCTACTACACCGAAGCCGAAGTGCGTGACACCACCGGCCAGCGCAATCGCGGACTGCTGCGCAAGGCGGACATGGCCGACTGGCGCGCCACCTACGACGCCCCCGTCACCATGCAGTACGGCCGCTACACCGTGGCCAAGTGCGGCGTGTGGTCGCAAGGGCCGGTGCATTTGCAGCAGTTGGCGATGCTGCGGCATCTGGGCATGGACGGCCTGGACCCCACGTCGCCGGAGTTCGTGCACCGCATTGCCGAAGCGGCCAAGCTGGCGTTCGCGGACCGCGCCGCCTGGTATGGCGACCCCGACTTCACGCCCGTGCCCTTGACCGCGCTGTTGAGCGACGCCTATGCGCGCGAACGCGCTGCCCTCATCAAAGCCACGGCATCCACCGTGCTTCGGCCCGGCAGCCCCGACGGCCTTGCCCCCCGCCTGCCCGACCTGGCCGCCGCCGACCGCACGCTGGCCGCCTCCGACACGCGCTTCGGCGTGGGCGAACCCACGTTCGCGGCCTTGCCGCCTGTGGCCGAATGGGCCGCGCGCGAAATCTTCGTGGGCGATACCTGCCAGATCGACGTGATCGACCGCGACGGCAACATGGTGGCCGCCACGCCCTCGGGCGGCTGGCTGTCGTCCAGCCCCGTCGTGCCCGGCCTGGGCTTCCCGCTGACGACGCGCCTGCAAATGACCTGGCTGGACGATGGCGTACCCGGCCAACTGCAAGCCGGCAAGCGCCCTTGCACCACGCTGTCGCCTGGCTTGGTGTTGCGCGACGGGCAACCCTATATGGCGTTCGGCACGCCGGGCGGCGACCAGCAAGACCAATGGACCGTGGCGTTCTTCCTGCGGCACGCCATGGGCATGAATTTGCAAGAAGCCATCGACGCGCCGTCGTGGCACATCGATCATTTCCCGGGCTCGTTCTGGCCGCGCACGCAAACGCTGAACCGGCTGACGGTGGAATCGCGCTTGCCCGAGGCCACCATCGAGGCGCTGCGCGCAGCGGGTCACGACGTCAAGGTGGGACCCGCCTGGTCAGAAGGCCGCATCAGCGCCTGCACGCGCGAACGCGCCGCGGGCGGCGGCCTGCTGCTGCGCGCGGGCGCCAATCCGCGCGGCATGCAGGGCTACGCCGTGGGGCGCTAG
- a CDS encoding LysR family transcriptional regulator yields the protein MSWDAARLSNRLKHRHLVLLTNIAKHGSLTRVAAATGISQPAVTKALAELEDIFGGPLFLRSGRGLLPTALGNLALVRARHMQSDLDLWAREVEALHAGHSAHLNVGVVPYVSSALLTTAISRLHQRFGVTLTLHRATTDHLVPMLRRHELDCIISRATSTVALDDLIHNVLYRQRPRLIAHSRLAQRLAGRRPDWAAVAAMDWVLPAANTPTRQLIVEHFIRAGLRAPSPVLEAYSTDVIEGMLTMNEALISVVPEDIARELCQRGKLGMLPWDFGWELPPINLIRRKREQVLAAEERFSEILLALCVDAGLPEGAGFGAPAAA from the coding sequence ATGAGCTGGGATGCCGCCCGTCTGTCCAACCGCCTGAAACACCGCCATCTGGTCTTGCTGACCAACATTGCCAAGCACGGTTCGTTGACGCGCGTGGCCGCGGCCACCGGCATCAGCCAGCCCGCCGTCACGAAGGCGCTGGCCGAGCTTGAGGATATTTTCGGCGGACCCCTGTTCCTGCGCAGCGGGCGTGGGCTGCTGCCCACGGCGCTGGGCAATCTGGCGCTGGTCCGCGCGCGGCACATGCAGAGCGACCTGGACCTGTGGGCGCGCGAAGTCGAAGCCCTGCATGCGGGCCATTCTGCGCATCTGAACGTGGGGGTTGTGCCCTATGTGTCCAGCGCCTTGCTCACCACCGCCATCAGCCGCCTGCACCAGCGTTTTGGGGTCACGCTGACGCTGCACCGCGCTACCACGGACCACCTGGTGCCCATGCTGCGCCGCCATGAACTGGACTGCATCATCAGCCGCGCCACGTCCACGGTGGCGCTGGACGACCTGATCCACAACGTGCTGTACCGTCAGCGCCCGCGCCTGATCGCGCATAGCCGACTGGCGCAACGCCTGGCGGGGCGCCGGCCCGATTGGGCTGCCGTGGCCGCCATGGACTGGGTGCTGCCGGCGGCCAACACGCCCACGCGGCAATTGATTGTCGAGCACTTCATCCGCGCCGGACTGCGTGCGCCTTCGCCCGTGCTGGAAGCCTATTCCACGGATGTCATCGAAGGCATGTTGACTATGAATGAGGCGCTGATTTCAGTGGTGCCGGAAGACATCGCGCGCGAGCTTTGCCAGCGCGGCAAGCTGGGTATGCTGCCCTGGGATTTCGGTTGGGAACTGCCGCCCATCAACCTGATCCGCCGCAAACGCGAACAGGTGCTGGCGGCGGAAGAACGCTTTTCGGAAATTCTGCTGGCGCTTTGTGTTGACGCCGGGCTGCCCGAAGGCGCGGGTTTCGGGGCGCCGGCAGCGGCCTGA
- the phnD gene encoding phosphonate ABC transporter substrate-binding protein: MLRRTFVTLIAAAALSTQAHAEEAKTLNFGIISTESSTNLKSVWQPVIDDMSRAIGVPVKPFFASDYAGIIEGMRFNKVQVAWFGNKSAIEAVDRAKGEVFASVIDKDGNPGYWSLLIVNKDSNLKTLDDVLKSPGKLSYGAGDPNSTSGTAVPGYYLWAANKIEPKTFFKTMRSSNHETNLLSVINKQVDVAVNNTEALERYRLNTGKDAHDSVRVLWKSPLIPADPLVMRSDLPADLKGRIRDFFVNYGKGKDAQREMANLKALTYQGFRASDNQQLVPIRQIELAREKAKVESDTTLSQTEKQQQLADLDKKLASLGQPAVAKQ, translated from the coding sequence ATGCTACGCAGAACCTTCGTTACCCTGATCGCCGCCGCGGCCTTGTCCACGCAAGCCCACGCGGAAGAGGCCAAGACGCTGAACTTCGGCATCATCTCGACCGAATCATCGACCAACCTGAAGTCCGTCTGGCAGCCCGTCATTGACGACATGAGCCGCGCCATCGGCGTGCCGGTCAAACCCTTCTTCGCGTCGGACTACGCCGGCATCATCGAAGGCATGCGCTTCAACAAGGTGCAGGTGGCCTGGTTCGGCAACAAGTCGGCCATCGAAGCCGTGGACCGCGCCAAGGGCGAAGTGTTCGCCTCGGTCATCGACAAGGACGGCAACCCCGGCTATTGGTCGCTCTTGATCGTCAACAAGGACAGCAACCTGAAGACGCTGGATGACGTGTTGAAGAGCCCGGGCAAACTGAGCTACGGCGCGGGCGATCCCAACTCCACGTCCGGCACCGCCGTGCCCGGCTACTACCTGTGGGCCGCCAACAAGATCGAACCCAAGACCTTCTTCAAGACCATGCGTTCCAGCAACCATGAAACCAACCTGTTGTCGGTCATCAACAAGCAGGTGGATGTGGCGGTCAACAACACCGAAGCGCTGGAACGCTATCGCCTGAACACGGGCAAGGACGCCCACGACAGCGTGCGCGTGCTGTGGAAGTCGCCGCTGATTCCGGCCGACCCGCTGGTCATGCGTTCCGACCTGCCCGCCGACCTGAAGGGCCGCATCCGCGACTTCTTCGTCAACTACGGCAAGGGCAAGGACGCCCAGCGTGAGATGGCCAACCTGAAGGCGCTGACCTATCAAGGCTTCCGCGCGTCCGACAACCAGCAACTGGTGCCGATTCGCCAGATCGAGCTGGCGCGTGAAAAAGCCAAGGTCGAATCCGACACCACGCTGAGCCAGACCGAAAAGCAACAGCAACTGGCTGACCTGGACAAGAAGCTGGCCAGCCTGGGTCAGCCGGCCGTCGCCAAGCAATAA
- a CDS encoding GFA family protein gives MIKGSCLCGRVAYEIDGPLTDALNCHCVMCRKSHGAAFRSRASVQAVDFKWTKGENHITWYASSPGNYRGFCEACGTPLLSRFDHAPDAYGLPLGALDDDPGVKPAAHCHVASKAPWFDITDDLPQYPDNFPAEIESHQQTVT, from the coding sequence ATGATCAAAGGTTCCTGCCTGTGCGGCCGCGTGGCTTACGAGATCGACGGCCCCCTCACCGATGCCCTGAACTGCCACTGCGTCATGTGCCGCAAGTCGCACGGCGCGGCTTTTCGAAGCCGTGCCTCGGTGCAAGCGGTTGATTTCAAATGGACCAAGGGCGAAAACCACATCACTTGGTATGCCTCGTCGCCGGGCAATTACCGGGGTTTCTGCGAAGCCTGCGGCACGCCCCTGCTCAGCCGCTTCGACCACGCACCCGACGCCTATGGCCTGCCGCTGGGCGCCCTGGACGACGACCCCGGCGTCAAGCCCGCCGCGCACTGCCACGTGGCCAGCAAGGCGCCGTGGTTCGACATCACCGACGATTTACCCCAGTATCCCGACAACTTTCCCGCCGAGATCGAATCGCACCAGCAAACCGTTACATAA